One Fusarium musae strain F31 chromosome 6, whole genome shotgun sequence DNA segment encodes these proteins:
- a CDS encoding hypothetical protein (EggNog:ENOG41), giving the protein MAGDEEHDGATVQEILIEACRRNNLDLLNDCLEDKSDTEISKLLNETTTVMGNHLYHEAASRGNYEIIDHLLDQPEFECDPINRSEGDTPLHSAIRWINSEPPAQRPFGNALVEMMLEAGSSTRVKNKARLTPYQLVDPTNTELREIIQKHEYANQNAGDFINVNNSAGHGGAVLDVPDDSDDDAEFSGSDEEERAEWERRRKERQRK; this is encoded by the exons ATGgctggagatgaagagcaCGAT GGCGCCACCGTCCAGGAAATCCTGATCGAAGCCTGCCGCCGTAACAAcctcgatcttctcaacgACTGTCTCGAGGACAAGTCGGATACCGAGATCTCAAAGCTCCTCAACGAGACCACAACTGTCATGGGCAACCATCTCTACCACGAAGCCGCCTCCCGCGGAAACT ACGAAATTATCGACCACCTCCTCGACCAGCCCGAATTCGAGTGCGACCCCATTAACCGTTCAGAAGGCGACACACCTCTTCACAGCGCCATTCGTTGGATCAACTCAGAGCCGCCTGCACAGCGACCCTTCGGCAACGCCCTCGTCGAGATGATGCTTGAGGCCGGTTCCAGCACACgagtcaagaacaaggcccgTCTTACCCCCTACCAGCTTGTCGATCCTACAAACACAGAACTCCGCGAAATCATTCAGAAGCATGAGTATGCGAACCAAAATGCTGGAGACTTCATTAATGTCAACAACTCGGCGGGCCATGGTGGAGCCGTGCTCGATGTTCCCGACGACAGCGACGACGATGCTGAGTTCAGTGgaagcgatgaagaggagagagctGAGTGGGAGAGGAGGCGGAAGGAGAGGCAGCGCAAATAG